One stretch of Diabrotica undecimpunctata isolate CICGRU chromosome 5, icDiaUnde3, whole genome shotgun sequence DNA includes these proteins:
- the LOC140442201 gene encoding uncharacterized protein, which yields MSLMTSTRIRAGSHAFQPLHSRHARNHIKKFGYADDWTLAASHKEFKGTERIVTNDLNALGNYFCKWRLQPNPTKTEVSCFHLNNKMANYQPQIHFEDRLLNYNKHPKYLGVTLDRTLNFKEHLTKTAAKLRTRNNILQKLCGTTWGSLAPTPRSTALGLVYPVAEYCAPVWINSPHTHRVDVQLNQTMRTISGTIKATPTYWLPALSHIAPPPIRWEHALVRELTKINTDPELRSHIGTSARDINRLRSRHPPLKTAKRLVDENFNVTERWREQWENIAAPANWNMPCITSKPEGFNQPRRIRTTLNRIRTNCGRCSDSLFRWRKIESPNCDCGAEKQQ from the coding sequence ATGTCTTTAATGACTTCCACAAGGATCCGTGCTGGCTCCCATGCTTTTCAGCCTCTACATAGCAGACATGCCAGAAACCACATCAAAAAATTTGGATACGCTGACGACTGGACGCTTGCCGCAAGTCATAAAGAATTCAAGGGCACTGAACGCATTGTAACAAACGATTTAAATGCCCTAGGGAATTATTTCTGCAAATGGAGATTGCAACCCAATCCAACTAAGACAGAAGTGTCCTGCTTCCATTTAAACAACAAGATGGCCAACTATCAACCTCAAATCCATTTTGAGGATAGACTCCTTAACTATAATAAACACCCAAAATACTTAGGTGTTACACTTGACAGAACGCtaaactttaaagagcatcttacTAAGACTGCTGCAAAACTCCGAACTCGTAACAACATCCTGCAAAAGCTCTGCGGCACTACATGGGGCTCCTTAGCACCCACACCTAGATCGACAGCATTAGGACTGGTATACCCCGTAGCGGAATACTGTGCACCAGTATGGATAAACAGTCCACATACTCACCGTGTTGATGTCCAACTCAACCAAACCATGCGAACTATATCGGGCACAATCAAGGCCACGCCCACTTACTGGTTACCAGCTTTAAGTCATATAGCTCCACCACCCATCCGCTGGGAACATGCCCTTGTCAGGGAATTAACAAAAATCAATACTGATCCTGAGCTCCGCTCCCATATCGGAACTTCCGCCAGAGACATAAATAGGCTCCGTTCAAGACACCCGCCTCTAAAAACAGCAAAAAGGCTAGTAGATgaaaactttaatgtaactgaacgGTGGAGAGAACAATGGGAGAATATCGCTGCACCAGCTAACTGGAACATGCCATGTATTACAAGCAAACCTGAGGGCTTCAACCAACCGAGGCGAATTAGGACTACACTCAATAGAATAAGGACGAACTGTGGCAGATGTTCGGACTCACTTTTTAGATGGAGAAAAATAGAATCACCAAATTGCGACTGCGGCGCCGAAAAGCAACAGTAA